A stretch of Pomacea canaliculata isolate SZHN2017 linkage group LG6, ASM307304v1, whole genome shotgun sequence DNA encodes these proteins:
- the LOC112566179 gene encoding uncharacterized protein LOC112566179 — translation MADMSSGHPGPGPVSSQPQLYDVSSGQGTNAAHSGYAGTVHVGSLADRLRAAASKGQTDKVKELYQAGARFEPDREGRTALHFAALNGYAETCKFLIEKGCELDCQDSMGCTALFRASSQGLLDVVQLCLEAGCAVDFADEHGNTALHEAAWQGFSKTVELLVKYNANVFRTNKTGFTALHLTAQNGHNESTRVLLYAGINPDLQNNYGDTALHTAARYGHAGVTRILISAKSNLNIQNKNGDTTLHIAAALKRRKIAKILVESHVDVSIRNKQNETAVDVARRKEHPDIILIITSMSRPHSTGPRIREAPGVVFKDEIENDDGPVVCADDEPPLKPEKQEKDRRFFPFFKKKKKDKDKEKEKQGQAPAMTVKKVVPTSQVHPITSKPVTGFFSQYLPRSGMQYYRDLAGNIKQGPIGYSPVCQCGPALHHLERSVHQTREELYEHIDATHQVLQDRIEQLDKRTAQQAHSLDHLTRERLDAERRALEDRLQRERHHMNYVVETYGEDMKGHIHDWIEDRLGSYGHCLDHHHDDTALPPRHIFSDIHLGPDGGRLFRSRSDETLSCSDYSGKGRKKQFYESRKAAMEQIRGWRVPSKVRDLPVKRQRGQSTDNLGKIENHMPGKVGNISGSSKNIARHVSSGTVTITTAEVHTRSHDRLPDGASQKFDVSPISAGGVHKGPHERPTGQSPYGASGVANGRQTPVPDQGAIPKRQSQLYPSHQKAQFHQTPSRLQNQSWQARSHGDIVQTSSSPTTAAATTQSSHPTTAAQPRRGILRSKTEDSGLHQHVRSVSTHHQPNLDERGPLDANERLRASSGQEGPLPRDAGSTGRAGSLFAQSSRHSNPLYGTTQSVLETAGNLSSSHQDKLDGDNKSYRPRTRSTDSVLEGDGASSSGRFRSRSAERVLEESGGTRPLHSPEVSRESSGYVTDSAVGKGYHDYPGSLMMGHNFGFYRVAGSDRKMGYQGRDIERPDSHEKNSVRPGSGERPAEYRVNSDSRAVSLERNSGYATDSGVKSNNLTAKSNSAISVFGQSSHVSYNPSSHRLPATRYRVLPPMASTSDLQNSQSTIGNAKENKAGGSIHGYSGNVNSQQVSSNWSTVKVSSETQDSSTYRQTNTPTAYQNYDPSFRQWDSSLNFQDRSPRQAESPRETRPGLGGQLAKDRQPYHSMHTLHNDLPRKTASSPYQLQPTKSESNLAAKDHKDQPAVASGQPQHFHASSGCLKHDNFSYSPVYKGDSKEDSTCSSNQDSGYSSRVLASQGAGYGSAGHSAESGTPSSSFSTDRSMSVSTPSNASSPFLHAAGNTYSDYQHMGGSPSDCQRQADNLSDFHRRVICHPGGSSLYSPADFQPQGSRNNPDYQRPQRPSTPSTQRSIANSGQSPNTSANMQKHIQGWYQQKLLEAAERLRNSEQYGQPETGYSFSTVPIHYDPVHGSDV, via the exons ACATGAGTTCAGGACACCCAGGCCCTGGACCAGTTTCGTCTCAGCCTCAACTGTATGACGTCAGTTCCGGCCAGGGAACTAATGCTGCGCATTCTGGTTACGCAGGCACCGTGCACGTGGGGTCGCTTGCAGACCGGTTGCGCGCGGCCGCGAGCAAGGGCCAGACGGACAAGGTCAAGGAGCTTTACCAGGCGGGAGCAAGATTCGAACCAGATCGG GAAGGACGAACAGCTCTGCATTTTGCGGCTCTCAATGGATACGCCGAGACCTGTAAATTTCTTATTGAGAAAGGATGCGAACTGGACTGTCAGGATTCG ATGGGATGCACAGCGCTCTTCAGGGCTTCCTCACAGGGTTTGCTGGATGTGGTGCAACTGTGTCTGGAGGCAGGATGTGCTGTGGATTTTGCAGATGAG CATGGCAACACAGCATTGCATGAAGCAGCCTGGCAAGGATTTAGCAAAACTGTAGAACTGTTGGTCAAGTACAATGCCAATGTCTTCAGGACCAACAAG ACTGGATTTACAGCCCTGCATCTTACAGCCCAAAATGGACACAATGAGAGCACCCGAGTACTGTTGTATGCAGGCATCAACCCTGACCTACAGAACAAT TACGGGGACACAGCTCTGCACACAGCAGCTCGTTATGGACATGCTGGTGTGACACGCATTTTGATAAGTGCAAAGAGCAACCTCAACATTCAGAACAAG AATGGTGACACCACCCTACACATTGCAGCAGCTCTTAAACGGCGAAAGATTGCCAAAATCCTGGTTGAATCTCATGTGGATGTCAGCATTAGGAATAAG CAAAATGAAACAGCAGTAGATGTAGCGAGGAGGAAGGAACATCCTGATATTATTCTTATCATCACATCCATGTCGAGG CCACATTCCACTGGACCTCGAATTCGAGAAGCGCCAGGTGTGGTATTCAAGGATGAGATTGAAAATGATGATGGTCCTGTTGTTTGTGCTGATGATGAACCACCTCTTAAACCAGAGAAGCAAGAGAAGGATCGCAggttttttccattttttaagaagaagaagaag GataaggacaaagaaaaggagaagcAAGGCCAGGCGCCTGCCATGACTGTGAAGAAGGTTGTCCCCACCAGTCAAGTGCACCCAATAACTTCCAAACCTGTCACAGGGTTTTTTAGCCAGTACTTGCCAAGGTCTGGTATGCAGTATTATCGGGACTTGGCTGGCAACATCAAACAG ggtccAATTGGTTACTCACCAGTTTGTCAATGTGGACCTGCTCTGCATCACCTTGAAAGGTCTGTGCACCAGACTCGGGAAGAACTTTATGAGCACATTGATGCTACTCACCAG GTCCTGCAAGACCGCATAGAGCAGCTAGACAAGCGCACTGCACAGCAGGCACACTCTCTTGACCATTTGACTCGTGAACGTCTGGATGCAGAACGACGAGCTTTGGAAGATAGACTCCAGCGAGAGAGACATCATATGAATTACGTGGTTGAGACTTATGGGGAAGATATGAAAGGACATATTCACGACTGGATAGAAGACAGGCTGGGGTCATATGGTCACTGCCTGGACCATCACCATGATGATACTGCCCTCCCTCCTCGGCACATATTTTCAGACATTCACCTTGGTCCAGATGGTGGTCGTTTGTTTCGATCACGCTCAGATGAGACACTGTCTTGCTCCGATTACAGTGGCAAGGGCAGAAAGAAGCAGTTTTATGAGTCGAGGAAGGCAGCCATGGAACAGATCCGTGGTTGGCGTGTGCCTTCCAAGGTCAGAGACTTGCCTGTAAAAAGACAACGTGGACAGAGTACTGACAACTTGGGCAAAATTGAGAACCACATGCCAGGGAAGGTTGGCAACATCTCTGGCAGCAGCAAAAATATTGCCCGTCATGTCAGTTCTGGCACTGTAACGATAACCACAGCAGAAGTGCATACAAGATCTCATGATCGACTGCCAGATGGAGCTTCCCAGAAGTTTGATGTGAGTCCTATAAGTGCAGGAGGGGTGCATAAGGGGCCTCATGAACGGCCAACAGGACAATCACCATATGGCGCTAGTGGAGTGGCTAATGGTAGACAGACTCCTGTTCCTGATCAGGGTGCCATTCCTAAACGCCAGTCCCAACTGTACCCATCGCACCAGAAAGCTCAGTTCCATCAGACTCCATCACGCTTACAGAATCAGTCATGGCAAGCTCGTTCCCATGGAGATATTGTGCAGACAAGTTCTTCTCCCACCACTGCTGCAGCTACCACACAGTCTAGTCATCCTACAACAGCGGCCCAGCCAAGACGAGGAATTCTTCGCAGCAAGACAGAAGACAGTGGCTTGCATCAGCATGTGCGGTCCGTTTCCACTCATCACCAGCCAAATTTAGACGAAAGGGGTCCTCTAGACGCAAATGAAAGGCTACGAGCTTCCAGTGGACAAGAGGGCCCCTTGCCTCGAGATGCGGGGTCCACTGGTCGTGCTGGAAGTTTGTTTGCTCAAAGTAGTCGCCATAGTAATCCTCTTTATGGCACCACGCAGTCAGTGttagaaacagctggaaacttGAGTTCCAGCCATCAAGACAAGTTAGATGGAGATAACAAGAGTTACCGACCACGCACCAGATCAACTGATTCTGTTTTGGAAGGAGATGGTGCATCTTCAAGTGGTCGATTCCGCAGCAGAAGTGCAGAGCGTGTGTTGGAGGAAAGTGGAGGCACTCGACCTCTTCATTCGCCAGAGGTGAGCAGAGAGAGTTCTGGGTACGTCACAGACTCTGCAGTTGGTAAAGGTTACCATGACTACCCTGGTAGCTTGATGATGGGACATAACTTTGGATTTTACAGAGTAGCAGGCAGCGACAGGAAAATGGGGTACCAGGGGAGAGACATTGAACGGCCAGACTCCCATGAGAAAAACAGTGTACGACCTGGATCCGGCGAAAGACCTGCAGAATACAGGGTGAACTCTGACAGTAGGGCTGTGTCTCTTGAACGCAATTCGGGCTATGCAACTGACTCTGGAGTGAAATCAAATAACCTCACTGCCAAATCCAATTCTGCAATCTCAGTGTTTGGTCAGAGCAGTCATGTGTCGTACAATCCATCATCTCATCGATTACCTGCCACCCGATACAGAGTGCTCCCACCAATGGCATCAACTTCTGATCTCCAAAATTCACAAAGCACTATTggaaatgcaaaagaaaataaagctggTGGCAGTATACATGGATATTCAGGGAATGTGAACAGTCAGCAGGTAAGCAGTAACTGGAGTACAGTTAAAGTGAGCAGTGAAACACAAGATAGTTCTACATATAGGCAAACCAACACACCCACAGCATATCAAAACTATGATCCTTCTTTCCGCCAGTGGGACAGTTCTCTCAACTTCCAGGACCGTAGCCCACGCCAAGCAGAGAGTCCCCGAGAAACACGACCTGGGTTGGGAGGACAACTTGCAAAGGACAGGCAGCCTTATCACAGCATGCATACACTGCACAATGACCTGCCCAGGAAAACCGCCTCAAGCCCATATCAGTTGCAACCCACTAAGTCTGAGAGCAATCTTGCAGCCAAAGATCACAAGGACCAGCCTGCCGTTGCTTCTGGGCAGCCGCAGCACTTCCATGCATCCAGTGGCTGCCTGAAGCATGACAATTTCTCCTACAGCCCTGTATACAAAGGTGACAGCAAGGAGGATTCCACGTGCAGCAGCAATCAAGATTCTGGTTACAGCAGCCGGGTGCTGGCCTCTCAAGGTGCTGGTTATGGCAGCGCTGGGCACAGTGCAGAGTCTGGCACACCTTCCTCATCCTTTAGCACTGACCGCAGCATGTCTGTCAGCACACCCAGCAATGCCAGTTCCCCGTTTCTCCATGCTGCAGGCAACACTTATTCTGACTACCAGCACATGGGAGGAAGCCCATCAGATTGCCAACGCCAAGCGGATAACTTGTCAGATTTCCATCGCAGGGTCATTTGCCACCCTGGTGGAAGCTCTTTGTACTCTCCAGCTGATTTCCAGCCTCAGGGCAGCAGAAACAACCCTGACTATCAGCGTCCACAAAGGCCAAGTACACCTTCCACTCAAAGGTCTATAGCAAATTCTGGTCAGAGCCCTAACACTTCTGCAAACATGCAAAAACACATTCAAGGCTGGTACCAGCAGAAACTCCTGGAAGCTGCAGAGAGACTTCGCAACAGTGAGCAGTATGGTCAGCCAGAGACAGGCTACAGTTTTTCTACAGTTCCAATCCACTATGACCCTGTCCATGGCAGTGATGTGTGA
- the LOC112566180 gene encoding acetyl-CoA acetyltransferase, mitochondrial-like, with protein sequence MPLNALSARQVFRNVRAVRHFTQVTGLNDVVIVSAVRTPIGSFLGSLAEVPAPQLGSIAIKEAVKRAGIAGEEVQEVYMGNVLQAMEGQAPSRQATLRAGLPITTPTTTVNKVCASGMKAVMLAAQNLMCGHQEVMVAGGMESMSNVPYYMARGTTPYGGIKLQDGIVFDGLTDAYDQIHMGNCAENTAKKYGISREEQDVFAVRSYTLSQKAASSGVFKKEITPVEIPKKKGEVVVVSEDEEYKRVNFEKFKTLKPVFQKEGGTVTAANASTLNDGGAALVLMTARKAEKLGVKPLARILGFADAAIAPIDFPTAPAEAIPKVLKMTGVKKEDIAMWEINEAFSVVVLANIKVLNIDPAKVNVNGGAVSIGHPIGMSGARITGHMVHNLQPGQKGLASICNGGGGASAILIERL encoded by the exons ATGCCTCTCAACGCGTTGTCTGCACGTCAG gTTTTCAGGAACGTTAGAGCTGTTCGCCACTTCACGCAAGTGACAGGATTAAAT gatgtGGTCATTGTTAGTGCTGTGCGAACTCCTATTGGGTCTTTCCTTGGCAGCCTGGCTGAGGTACCAGCCCCACAACTGGGATCCATTGCCATTAAAGAAGCAGTGAAACGTGCTG gTATTGCTGGAGAAGAGGTACAGGAGGTCTATATGGGTAATGTGCTTCAGGCAATGGAAGGGCAGGCTCCCAGTCGCCAAGCAACTCTTCGTGCAG GTCTCCCAATTACTACACCAACAACCACAGTCAACAAGGTGTGTGCCTCTGGAATGAAAGCTGTCATGCTTGCAGCCCAGAATCTAATGTGTGGGCATCAGGAAGTTATGGTGGCAGGTGGGATGGAGAGCATGTCAAATGTTCCTTACTACATGGCTCGGGGCACAACTCCTTATGGAGGAATCAAGCTTCAG gaTGGTATTGTGTTTGATGGGCTCACTGATGCATATGACCAAATTCACATG GGCAACTGCGCAGAAAATACTGCCAAGAAGTATGGCATCAGCCGAGAAGAACAAGATGTTTTTGCTGTCAGAAGCTATACCTTGAGCCAAAAGGCAGCCAGCAGTGGAGTTTTCAAAAAGGAAATCACACCCGTTGAAATTCCAAAGAAGAAAG GTGAAGTTGTGGTTGTGTCTGAAGATGAGGAATACAAGCGGGTTAACTTTGAAAAATTCAAGACTCTCAAGCCAGTATTTCAAAAGGAAGGAG GAACAGTAACAGCAGCCAATGCCAGTACCCTGAATGATGGGGGAGCAGCGCTCGTACTTATGACAGCCAGAAAAGCTGAAAAACTGGGTGTCAAGCCTTTGGCAAGAATCCTTG GTTTTGCTGATGCTGCTATTGCTCCAATCGACTTTCCTACTGCTCCTGCTGAGGCTATTCCAAAG GTGTTGAAGATGACTGGTGTGAAGAAAGAGGACATCGCTATGTGGGAGATCAATGAAGCTTTCAGTGTTGTGGTCTTGGCCAACATCAAAGTTCTCAACATTGACCCTGCCAAGGTCAATGTCAATGGCGGTGCTGTTAGCATTGGTCATCCCATTGG AATGTCTGGAGCTCGCATCACAGGTCACATGGTCCACAACCTCCAGCCAGGACAAAAAGGCTTGGCCAGCATCTGTAATGGAGGTGGAGGAGCATCTGCTATTCTGATTGAGCGCTTATAA